The DNA segment TTCAGTTTTTTCTTTATTCTCTGAATACTATTATCTATAGATTTTGGTGTTCTTCCTGTTTTTTCAGCTATCTCTGTATATGTCATCTCAGATAACATATATTCAAAAACCTCATTTTCCATTTTACTAAGATTAGTTTTTAAATATCTATTTAATTCTCTAAATCTTTCTTTACTCATTACAATCTCTTCTGGATTATAAAAATTAAAAGATTTATTAGAGTAACTTATATTTGAAGTATCTTCTGTCTCTGGATTTATCATTGCCATGTTTAAAATTCTGTTTTTCCCAGCATTAGAACTTTTTATAGCTGTTATTATTTGACGTTTTATACATAAAATAGCAAATGTTGTAAAAGACGCTGTTTTATTTTCATCATAACCATTTATAGCTTTTAATAATCCAATCATAGCTTCTTGAATAACATCCTCTCTATCTCCACCATAGAAAAAATAATTTTTAGTTCTCATTTGAATAATATTCTTAAATTTAGAAAATATCTCTTGTATTGCTATTTCATTTCCTTCTTGTGCATTTTTTATTGTTTGTGAACTTACCATTTCAACCTCCTCAAATAAACTATATCTATAAGCATTTTTTAACTTTCGTAACTAAACTATTTTCTTTTGTATATTAATTATAACAAGTATTTCAGTTATTTCCAAAGTTTAAATAATAATAAAATTCCCAAAATAACAATATTTTCCCACCAAACCTTTATTACAGTTGACTTTTAACAATTTTTTATCACTTTAATTTTTTTTATAATTTTTCTTCTTATGAAACAGTATGAACCTGTTTACTACCTTATATATCTCTTATTTTTAGTAATAAAGTGATAAAATTATATTTTTTATTACAAAATCAAGCATTTTTTATTACATTTCAACATATTTTTTTATATTTTTTAAATTAAATAATTAATTTTTTATATTTAAATATTTTTTATTAACTTTTTTTGTAAATTTTTTAATTCTAATTTTATAAAATATACTTTATAGCTTATTTTTTAAAAATATTGTATAATTTAGAAGAAGATTTCTAAATTAGGGGGCATTATTGATATGGAATTAAAATATGTTTTTGGACCTGTTCCATCTAGAAGATTAGGAAAATCTTTAGGAATAAGTCCTATTCCTCGTAAAACTTGCAATTATTCTTGTATTTACTGCCAATTAGGTAGAACAGATAAAATGATTGGAGAAAGAAAGGAGTTTTTTCCTTTAAAAGATATCATTAATGAATTTAAAGATTATTTAAAAGAATCTTTTGATTTTGATGTTGTAACTATTGTTGGGGAAGGTGAGCCTACTCTTTATTCTAAACTTGGAGAATTAATTAAAGAAGTTAAAAAAATTACTGATAAACCTGTTGCTGTTATTACAAATGGGGCTCTACTCAGTTCAAAAGAGGTAAGAGATGAGTTAATGAATGCTGATATTCTCCTACCTTCAATAGATGGCTATAATGAAGACACAGCAAAAAAAATTGATCGACCATTAGGAACTATTCATTTTAAGGATGAACTTGAGGGATTGATTGAGTTTTCAAAAGAGTATAAAGGTCAATTACTACTTGAAATAATGCTTATATCTGGTATAAATTGTGATAAAAATTCTATTGAGCATTTTAAAGAAATTTTAAAAAAAATAAAATATGATAGAGTCTATCTGAATACTCCAGTGAGACCTCCTGCTGAAAGTTTTGTAAAAGTTATCTCTCAAGAGGAGATGAAATATGCTGTGAAAGAACTTGGTGGAATTTCTATTGATATGTTAAGCTCTGGAGAGTTTTTTAGTGAGATTAAAGATTCCTATGAGGCTATTCTTAATATAATTAGACGTCATCCAATGAATCAATTTGAAATCAATAGCTTTTTAGAATCAAGAAAAGAAAAGCTTGAATACAATATCTTTGAGAAATTAGAAAAAGATAAAAAAATTAACTGTATCCTTTACAAAGGAATAAAAACTTACAGATTAAAATAAAGGAGTTAAAATGGAAAATATTGTAAAAAAAGTTGCTGCTATACACGATTTATCTGGCTTTGGAAGATCATCTTTAACAAGTATAATTCCTATCCTATCTAGTATGAAAGTACAAGTTTGCCCTGTTCCAACAGCAGTTTTATCTAGCCATACTGGTGGATTTGAAGGCTATAGTTTTCTTGATCTTACTGATTATATGGAACAACATATAGCACATTGGAAAAGTTTAAATCTTGAATTTGATTGCATCTATTCAGGTTTTTTAGGTTCTCCTAAACAAATGAAAATAGTTGCTGATTTTATAGATTTCTTTGGTCACAAAAATAATCTTACTGTTGTAGATCCTGTTCTTGGAGATAATGGTAAATTATATGGAACTATGAACAACGAAATGGTTGAAGAGATGAAAAAATTAATTAGTAAAGCTGATATTATCACTCCAAACTTTACTGAAGTTACTTTTTTATTAAATAAACCATATAAGAAAGAGATTAGTGAACCAGAGGTTAAAGAATGGCTTATTGAATTAGCAAATATGGGACCTAAAATAGTTATTGCTACAAGTGTTCCAGACGAAAATTCTCATAAGGCTGATAGAAAAACAAATGTTATAGCTTATGACAAAGAAAATGATGTCTTCTGGAAAGTTAGCTGTAAATATATTCCTGCTTCTTATCCTGGAACTGGAGATGCATATACAAGCGTTGTAATTGGAAGTTTACTTCAAGGGGATAGTCTACCTATAGCTATTGAGAGAGGGGTACAATTTATTACACAATGTATCTTAGCTAGTTATGGTTTCAAATATCCAAATCGTGAAGGGGTTCTTTTAGAGAGAATGCTTGATGTTCTAAAAATGCCTACTATATCTAATAGTTATGAACTTTTAAAGAGATAAATTAATTCAAGGAAATCTTATGTCACTTTCATAAATCAACTAAAATATAGAAAGGATGTAGATATTATGTTTGAAGATGCTGCTTTAAGAGCTCTAGTTTTGTCTTTCTTTGCTGGAATGTCAACTTTATTAGGTGCTCTTACTATCTTTTTTGCTAATAAAAAAAGTGAAAAATTAGTTACTGTTTCATTAGGGTTTGCTGGGGGAGTTATGTTAAGTGTTTCTTTTACTGACTTACTACCTAATGCAACTCAACTTTTAACTGAATATTATAATGAAAAACTTGGTATTTTTCTAAGTGTGGTTTTTCTTCTTGTAGGAGTTCTTTTTGCTGCAATGTTGGATAAATTTGTTCCACATGAGCCTGAACCTGATGGAGATGGAAAAAAACATGAAAATCTTTTTAGAGTGGGATTTGTCTCTACTCTTGCTATTGGGTTACATAACTTTCCTGAAGGAATAGCAACTTTTATGGCTGGATATGAAGATTTAACTTTAGGTGTTTCTATCGCTCTTGCTATTACAATGCACAATATTCCTGAAGGAATCTCAGTGGCTATGCCAATATATTTTGCTACTGGTAGTAAGTTAAAAGCTTTTAAATATACCTTTCTATCTGGTATAGCTGAACCTATTGGAGCTCTCCTTGCTTTTCTAGTTTTAAAACCGTTTATAAACAGTTTAACATTGGGAATGATATTTGGGGTTATCTCTGGAATTATGCTTTATATTGCTATTGAGGAGTTATTACCAAGTTCTAAGCAGTATGGATATTCTAAAGAGGCTCTTATGGCAATTTTTGCTGGAATTA comes from the uncultured Fusobacterium sp. genome and includes:
- a CDS encoding sigma-70 family RNA polymerase sigma factor, whose product is MVSSQTIKNAQEGNEIAIQEIFSKFKNIIQMRTKNYFFYGGDREDVIQEAMIGLLKAINGYDENKTASFTTFAILCIKRQIITAIKSSNAGKNRILNMAMINPETEDTSNISYSNKSFNFYNPEEIVMSKERFRELNRYLKTNLSKMENEVFEYMLSEMTYTEIAEKTGRTPKSIDNSIQRIKKKLNRFLEEYDKE
- a CDS encoding radical SAM protein, translated to MELKYVFGPVPSRRLGKSLGISPIPRKTCNYSCIYCQLGRTDKMIGERKEFFPLKDIINEFKDYLKESFDFDVVTIVGEGEPTLYSKLGELIKEVKKITDKPVAVITNGALLSSKEVRDELMNADILLPSIDGYNEDTAKKIDRPLGTIHFKDELEGLIEFSKEYKGQLLLEIMLISGINCDKNSIEHFKEILKKIKYDRVYLNTPVRPPAESFVKVISQEEMKYAVKELGGISIDMLSSGEFFSEIKDSYEAILNIIRRHPMNQFEINSFLESRKEKLEYNIFEKLEKDKKINCILYKGIKTYRLK
- a CDS encoding pyridoxamine kinase, which translates into the protein MENIVKKVAAIHDLSGFGRSSLTSIIPILSSMKVQVCPVPTAVLSSHTGGFEGYSFLDLTDYMEQHIAHWKSLNLEFDCIYSGFLGSPKQMKIVADFIDFFGHKNNLTVVDPVLGDNGKLYGTMNNEMVEEMKKLISKADIITPNFTEVTFLLNKPYKKEISEPEVKEWLIELANMGPKIVIATSVPDENSHKADRKTNVIAYDKENDVFWKVSCKYIPASYPGTGDAYTSVVIGSLLQGDSLPIAIERGVQFITQCILASYGFKYPNREGVLLERMLDVLKMPTISNSYELLKR
- the zupT gene encoding zinc transporter ZupT, translated to MFEDAALRALVLSFFAGMSTLLGALTIFFANKKSEKLVTVSLGFAGGVMLSVSFTDLLPNATQLLTEYYNEKLGIFLSVVFLLVGVLFAAMLDKFVPHEPEPDGDGKKHENLFRVGFVSTLAIGLHNFPEGIATFMAGYEDLTLGVSIALAITMHNIPEGISVAMPIYFATGSKLKAFKYTFLSGIAEPIGALLAFLVLKPFINSLTLGMIFGVISGIMLYIAIEELLPSSKQYGYSKEALMAIFAGIILMPLTHII